The proteins below are encoded in one region of Rhizobacter sp.:
- a CDS encoding GTP cyclohydrolase II, translating into MSSDKVGEARASKHIRLTSHPGPNATPVIRWGAATAAERGPVIGTTTHRQHRNVVGTHSGSYGVYRALAVAAGNLVKGHRADLTNTAPTTPIGPYPQWSDPHKIVSLDPWGAAVGEVFAEQIAQGYDIRPTIAVTQAHVHLPEIKQAIAFQRLQIDGKILLDDASATVTKIAVEPVWWIEGVAKRFNVSEADLRRVMFEETGGMYPELVTRSDIGIFLPPIGGQTLYIFGNPRDLADPSVTLTARVHDECNGSDVFGSDICTCRPYLTHAIEECIKGAQAGGVGLIAYSRKEGRALGEVTKFLVYNARKRQVGGDSADKYFLRTECVAGVQDMRFQELMPDVLHWLGIQKIHRLVSMSNDKYDAITGSGIEVGERIKIPDELVPADAKVEIEAKIAAGYFTDGVVPDAASLASTKGRDLV; encoded by the coding sequence ATGAGCAGCGACAAGGTCGGCGAGGCCCGTGCATCGAAGCACATCCGCCTCACTTCGCACCCAGGCCCCAATGCCACCCCCGTGATCCGCTGGGGCGCGGCCACTGCCGCCGAGCGCGGGCCGGTGATCGGCACCACCACCCACCGCCAGCACCGCAACGTGGTCGGCACGCACAGCGGCAGCTACGGTGTCTACCGGGCCCTCGCGGTCGCCGCCGGCAACCTGGTGAAAGGCCACCGCGCCGACCTCACCAACACTGCCCCCACCACGCCCATCGGCCCCTACCCGCAGTGGAGCGACCCGCACAAGATCGTGTCGCTCGACCCCTGGGGCGCGGCCGTGGGCGAGGTCTTCGCCGAGCAGATCGCGCAGGGCTACGACATCCGCCCCACCATCGCCGTGACGCAGGCGCATGTGCACCTGCCCGAGATCAAGCAGGCCATCGCCTTCCAGCGGCTGCAGATCGACGGGAAGATCCTGCTCGACGACGCCTCGGCCACCGTCACCAAGATCGCGGTCGAGCCGGTGTGGTGGATCGAGGGTGTGGCCAAGCGCTTCAACGTGAGCGAGGCGGACCTCCGGCGCGTGATGTTCGAAGAGACCGGCGGCATGTACCCCGAGCTCGTGACGCGCAGCGACATCGGCATCTTCCTGCCGCCCATCGGCGGGCAGACGCTCTACATCTTCGGCAACCCGCGCGACCTCGCCGACCCGAGCGTGACGCTCACCGCACGCGTGCACGACGAGTGCAACGGCTCCGACGTGTTTGGCTCCGACATCTGCACCTGCCGGCCCTACCTCACGCATGCCATCGAAGAGTGCATCAAGGGCGCGCAGGCGGGCGGCGTGGGGCTCATCGCCTACAGCCGCAAGGAAGGGCGGGCGCTCGGCGAGGTGACCAAGTTCCTCGTCTACAACGCACGCAAGCGCCAGGTGGGCGGCGACAGCGCCGACAAATACTTCCTGCGCACCGAGTGCGTGGCCGGCGTGCAGGACATGCGTTTCCAGGAGCTGATGCCCGACGTGCTGCACTGGCTGGGCATCCAGAAGATCCACCGCCTGGTGAGCATGAGCAACGACAAGTACGACGCGATCACTGGCAGCGGCATCGAGGTGGGCGAGCGCATCAAGATCCCTGATGAGCTGGTGCCGGCCGATGCGAAGGTGGAGATCGAGGCCAAGATCGCGGCGGGGTATTTCACCGATGGCGTGGTGCCCGATGCGGCCTCGCTCGCGTCGACGAAAGGGCGGGATCTTGTCTGA
- the upp gene encoding uracil phosphoribosyltransferase has translation MNNNQIHHIQHPLIQHKLTLMREKDRSTNSFRRLLGEISMLMAYEVTRDMPTQLIDIETPLEKMQSPVIDGKKTVFVSIMRAGAGFLDGMLNVIPGARIGHIGLYRDPKTLVAVEYYFKMPQDMHERDAIVLDPMLATGNSAVAAVDRLKETDPKSIRFVCLLAAPEGLKNFTESHPDVPVYVAAVDRELNEHGYIVPGLGDAGDRIFGTK, from the coding sequence ATGAACAACAACCAGATCCACCACATCCAGCACCCGCTCATCCAGCACAAGCTCACGCTGATGCGCGAGAAAGACCGCAGCACCAACAGCTTCCGCCGCTTGCTCGGCGAGATCAGCATGCTGATGGCGTATGAAGTGACGCGCGACATGCCCACCCAGCTGATCGACATCGAGACGCCGCTCGAGAAGATGCAAAGCCCGGTGATCGACGGCAAGAAGACGGTGTTCGTCTCGATCATGCGGGCCGGCGCGGGCTTTCTCGACGGCATGTTGAACGTGATCCCCGGTGCGCGCATCGGCCACATCGGCCTGTACCGCGACCCGAAGACGCTCGTGGCCGTGGAGTACTACTTCAAGATGCCGCAAGACATGCACGAGCGCGACGCGATCGTGCTCGACCCGATGCTCGCCACCGGCAACTCGGCCGTGGCCGCGGTCGACCGGCTGAAGGAGACGGACCCGAAGTCGATCCGCTTCGTGTGCCTGCTCGCCGCGCCCGAAGGCCTGAAGAACTTCACCGAATCGCACCCCGACGTGCCGGTGTACGTGGCGGCGGTCGACCGCGAGCTCAACGAGCACGGCTACATCGTGCCGGGGCTGGGCGATGCGGGCGACCGCATCTTCGGCACGAAGTGA
- a CDS encoding GNAT family N-acetyltransferase: MALVWSDSLEGVDWAELVALYAAAPLGQKNAAALKTAFGHSMFRCFVREEGKLVGVGRALADGADVAYLCDVALLPSHQGQGLGRQIVQRLLDLSNGHKKIILYSVPGKEAFYAKLGFKRMNTAMAIFENQAAAVERGYLSEP, from the coding sequence GTGGCACTGGTTTGGTCGGATTCTCTCGAGGGTGTGGACTGGGCCGAGCTGGTGGCGCTCTATGCAGCGGCCCCGCTGGGCCAGAAGAACGCGGCGGCCCTGAAGACGGCCTTCGGCCACAGCATGTTCAGGTGCTTCGTGCGTGAAGAAGGCAAGCTCGTGGGCGTGGGCCGCGCGCTGGCCGATGGGGCCGACGTGGCCTACCTCTGCGACGTGGCGCTCTTGCCCAGCCACCAGGGCCAGGGTCTCGGCCGGCAGATCGTGCAGCGGCTGCTGGACCTCTCGAACGGGCACAAGAAGATCATCCTGTACTCGGTGCCGGGCAAGGAGGCGTTCTACGCGAAGCTCGGCTTCAAGCGCATGAACACCGCCATGGCCATCTTCGAGAACCAGGCCGCCGCGGTGGAGCGCGGGTACCTGTCCGAGCCGTAG
- a CDS encoding URC4/urg3 family protein produces the protein MRPRSRRRKGGILSDPAALLRSPATIRERCRNILAAVEAGQSKHFTLHRSQLDEVARRVEQVTRRQYPDLRIPYHSRWRHFEAGSVDRRAELALQLEGRDAAEQAQAHIDLTVMSVLLDAGAGPAWGFDEKGVEFTRSEGLGVATFRAFVAGCFSSDPLDPLRVDAQALQRVDEALLAQVFQVRDDNPLVGLAGRATLMRRLGETLAAQPEVFGEDGRPGGLYDTLTQRGQLDRLPAPAVLQALLDHLGPIWLTGSQLQGTPLGDCWPHPAAGGSGLTAGWVPFHKLSQWLTYSLLEPFEWAGVTLTELDGLTGLPEYRNGGLLLDSRVIVPRDASFASRTHTAADEAIVEWRALTVALIDELAPLVRERLHKKPEEMPLACILEGGTWAAGREIAKSLREGGSPPLKIESDGTVF, from the coding sequence ATGCGGCCTCGCTCGCGTCGACGAAAGGGCGGGATCTTGTCTGACCCCGCCGCCCTGCTCCGCTCTCCTGCCACCATCCGCGAGCGCTGCCGCAACATCCTTGCGGCCGTGGAGGCCGGCCAGTCCAAGCACTTCACCCTGCACCGCAGCCAGCTCGACGAGGTGGCGCGGCGCGTGGAGCAGGTGACACGCCGGCAATACCCCGACCTGCGCATCCCGTATCACTCGCGCTGGCGGCATTTCGAAGCCGGCAGCGTGGACCGGCGCGCCGAGCTGGCGCTGCAGCTCGAAGGGCGTGACGCGGCCGAGCAGGCGCAGGCCCACATCGACCTCACCGTGATGAGCGTGCTGCTCGATGCGGGCGCGGGGCCGGCGTGGGGCTTCGATGAGAAGGGCGTCGAATTCACGCGGTCCGAAGGGCTGGGCGTGGCCACCTTCCGCGCCTTCGTCGCCGGCTGCTTCTCGAGCGACCCGCTGGACCCGCTGCGCGTGGACGCACAAGCGCTGCAGCGGGTGGACGAGGCGCTGCTCGCGCAAGTCTTCCAGGTGCGAGACGACAACCCGCTCGTCGGCCTCGCCGGCCGCGCGACCCTGATGCGACGCCTCGGCGAAACCCTCGCCGCACAGCCCGAGGTCTTCGGCGAAGACGGTCGCCCCGGCGGCCTCTACGACACGCTCACCCAGCGCGGCCAGCTCGACCGCCTGCCCGCGCCCGCCGTGCTGCAGGCCCTGCTCGACCACCTGGGCCCGATCTGGCTCACCGGCAGCCAGCTGCAGGGCACACCGCTCGGCGACTGCTGGCCGCACCCGGCGGCCGGCGGCAGCGGCCTCACCGCCGGCTGGGTGCCCTTCCACAAGCTGAGCCAGTGGCTCACCTATTCGCTGCTGGAGCCCTTCGAGTGGGCCGGCGTCACGCTCACCGAGCTCGATGGCCTGACCGGCCTGCCCGAATACCGCAACGGCGGCCTGCTGCTCGACTCGCGCGTGATCGTGCCGCGTGATGCGAGCTTCGCCTCGCGCACGCACACCGCGGCCGACGAGGCCATCGTCGAATGGCGCGCGCTCACCGTCGCGCTCATCGACGAACTCGCGCCGCTGGTGCGCGAGCGCCTGCACAAGAAGCCCGAGGAGATGCCGCTCGCGTGCATCCTCGAAGGCGGCACCTGGGCCGCAGGCCGCGAGATCGCGAAGAGCTTGCGCGAGGGCGGTAGCCCGCCCTTGAAGATCGAGAGCGACGGGACGGTGTTTTGA
- a CDS encoding DEAD/DEAH box helicase family protein, with amino-acid sequence MNIHDLSERDICTKFITPAIQAAGWQQAQFREEVSLTDGRVMVRGMLAARVRNPEAKGGPKRADYVLYARPNVPLAVVEAKQARFPVGQGMQQALAYAEMLDAPFAICSNGTALLMHDRTGLTSPTEREVPLDAFPTHAELWALFQQWKGLTEPKAVALVEQPFYTDGSGREPRYYQRVAINRAIEAIATGQQRVLLVMATGTGKTYTAFQIIWRLWKAKAKKRILFLADRNILVDQTMQQDFAPFGEVMHKVTNREVKKNYEIYLALYQAVTGREEWKQIYRQFPADFFDLVVIDECHRGSAADDSAWRDVLDYFSAATHLGLTATPKETKEVSNLTYFGDPVYTYSLKQGIEDGFLAPYKVIRIATDVDAVGYTPEKGKVDKLGQKVEQRQYTTKDFDRNLVLEKRTQLVARKVWEYLKATDPMAKTIVFCDDQDHAERMRQELVKVIPAAANNRRYVMRITGDDNEGKAQLSYFIDNDEPYPVIATTSKLLTTGVDAKTCKLIVLDQNINSMTEFKQIIGRGTRLREDYQKLYFTIMDFKGATRLFADPEFDGEPVVIYEPKGDDPVVPPELPLGTGEPEPPALGPGLGTTGGDLAPPGLTTGGNGEGRVKYVIHDVNVRVAVERSQYLDADGKLITEDYRVLLRDDIKKALQAEFGSLTDFLRRWNSTERKQAVLEELADHGVALEVLQQAVPNGTELDAFDLVAHVAFDQKPLTRRERANNVKKRDVFGQYGEQARAVLEALLEKFADHGVQDIEDAKVLELPPFDQFGSKTQIRRGIFGGVDQYIQAVQTLEQALYDADNDKKQA; translated from the coding sequence GTGAATATTCATGACCTAAGCGAACGCGACATCTGTACCAAGTTCATTACTCCCGCCATCCAGGCCGCTGGATGGCAGCAGGCGCAGTTCCGGGAGGAAGTCAGCCTCACGGATGGGCGCGTCATGGTTCGCGGCATGCTGGCCGCCCGCGTCCGCAACCCAGAAGCAAAGGGCGGGCCGAAGCGCGCCGACTACGTTCTCTACGCGCGACCGAACGTTCCGCTGGCGGTTGTCGAGGCCAAGCAAGCTCGCTTCCCTGTGGGGCAGGGTATGCAGCAGGCGCTGGCTTATGCCGAGATGCTGGACGCTCCCTTCGCGATCTGCAGCAACGGCACTGCACTCCTGATGCACGACCGAACGGGGCTTACCTCACCGACGGAGCGTGAAGTTCCGTTGGACGCCTTTCCGACGCACGCCGAGCTGTGGGCACTCTTCCAGCAGTGGAAGGGCTTGACCGAACCAAAAGCCGTGGCGCTCGTCGAGCAGCCCTTCTATACCGATGGCAGCGGCCGGGAGCCCCGGTACTACCAGCGCGTTGCCATCAACCGGGCCATCGAGGCCATTGCCACGGGTCAGCAGCGCGTGCTGCTGGTCATGGCCACTGGCACGGGCAAGACCTACACCGCCTTTCAGATCATCTGGCGGCTGTGGAAGGCCAAAGCCAAGAAGCGCATCCTGTTCTTGGCCGACCGAAACATCCTGGTCGATCAGACGATGCAGCAAGACTTCGCCCCCTTTGGCGAGGTGATGCACAAGGTCACCAACCGCGAAGTCAAGAAAAACTACGAGATCTACTTGGCGCTGTACCAGGCCGTGACCGGGCGCGAGGAATGGAAGCAGATCTACCGGCAGTTCCCGGCGGACTTTTTCGATCTGGTCGTCATCGACGAGTGCCACCGTGGCAGCGCAGCGGATGACTCAGCGTGGAGAGATGTGCTGGACTACTTCAGCGCCGCCACCCACCTTGGCTTGACCGCGACCCCGAAAGAGACCAAGGAGGTGAGCAACCTCACCTACTTCGGCGACCCGGTCTACACCTACTCACTGAAGCAGGGCATCGAGGATGGCTTCCTCGCACCCTACAAGGTGATCCGCATCGCGACCGACGTGGACGCCGTGGGCTACACGCCCGAGAAGGGCAAGGTCGACAAGCTCGGCCAGAAAGTTGAGCAACGGCAGTACACGACCAAAGACTTCGACCGCAACTTGGTTCTGGAGAAGCGCACCCAGCTGGTGGCGCGCAAGGTGTGGGAGTACCTCAAGGCCACTGACCCGATGGCCAAGACCATCGTGTTTTGCGACGATCAGGACCACGCCGAGCGCATGCGCCAAGAGCTGGTCAAGGTCATCCCGGCCGCAGCCAACAACCGCCGTTACGTCATGCGCATCACCGGCGACGACAACGAGGGCAAGGCTCAGCTGTCGTACTTCATCGACAACGACGAGCCATATCCCGTCATCGCCACCACGTCGAAGCTGCTGACCACCGGTGTGGACGCCAAAACCTGCAAGCTCATCGTGCTGGACCAGAACATCAACTCGATGACCGAGTTCAAGCAAATCATCGGGCGTGGCACCCGCTTGCGCGAGGACTACCAGAAGCTGTACTTCACCATCATGGACTTCAAGGGCGCCACGCGCCTGTTCGCCGACCCGGAATTCGATGGCGAGCCCGTGGTGATCTACGAGCCCAAAGGGGACGACCCGGTGGTGCCTCCCGAGCTGCCCCTAGGCACTGGCGAGCCCGAGCCGCCAGCCCTCGGGCCGGGCCTCGGCACGACCGGCGGTGACTTGGCGCCGCCCGGACTGACGACGGGCGGCAACGGCGAAGGCCGCGTCAAGTACGTCATCCACGATGTCAATGTGCGCGTGGCCGTTGAGCGTTCGCAATACCTCGATGCCGACGGCAAGCTGATCACCGAGGACTACCGCGTCCTGCTGAGGGACGACATCAAGAAGGCGTTGCAGGCCGAGTTCGGCAGCCTGACCGACTTCCTGCGCCGCTGGAACAGCACCGAGCGCAAGCAAGCCGTGCTGGAGGAGCTGGCGGACCATGGCGTCGCGCTGGAGGTCTTGCAGCAGGCCGTACCGAATGGCACCGAGCTGGATGCGTTTGACCTCGTGGCCCACGTCGCCTTCGATCAGAAGCCGCTGACCCGCCGCGAACGGGCGAACAACGTCAAGAAGCGCGACGTGTTCGGCCAATACGGCGAGCAGGCTCGTGCCGTGCTCGAAGCCTTGCTCGAGAAGTTTGCCGACCACGGCGTGCAAGACATCGAAGACGCCAAGGTGCTGGAGCTGCCGCCGTTCGACCAGTTCGGCAGCAAGACCCAGATCCGCCGCGGCATCTTTGGCGGAGTGGACCAATACATCCAGGCGGTTCAGACACTTGAACAAGCCCTGTACGACGCAGACAACGACAAGAAGCAGGCCTGA